Proteins encoded together in one Microbacterium oxydans window:
- a CDS encoding RidA family protein, giving the protein MTAKTRVSTDAAPAPAHTFSQGVRKGPFVQVSGQGPVDPTTNEYLFPGDVAAQTTRTLENVKAIVEASGATFDDVVMLRVYLTKREDFPIMNDAYGAFVSAHTTGDVLPSRTTVFTGLPREEMLVEIDGIAIVD; this is encoded by the coding sequence ATGACCGCGAAGACCCGAGTTTCCACCGACGCCGCCCCCGCCCCCGCACACACCTTCTCGCAGGGAGTGCGCAAGGGCCCGTTCGTCCAGGTCTCCGGCCAGGGCCCCGTCGACCCGACGACGAACGAGTACCTCTTCCCGGGAGACGTCGCCGCGCAGACCACCCGCACGCTCGAGAACGTCAAGGCGATCGTCGAGGCCTCCGGCGCGACGTTCGACGACGTCGTGATGCTGCGCGTCTACCTCACCAAGCGCGAGGACTTCCCCATCATGAACGACGCCTACGGCGCCTTCGTCAGCGCCCACACGACGGGCGACGTGCTGCCCTCGCGCACCACCGTCTTCACGGGCCTGCCGCGTGAGGAGATGCTCGTCGAGATCGACGGCATCGCGATCGTCGACTGA
- a CDS encoding GNAT family N-acetyltransferase, with protein sequence MSELRMVELSAATIVAVNNLSLKPGQEQFLAPVSYGIAATVINPQTSWQRVILDRNEVVGFVSANFDPEAPEEHFRSVLWRINVDADDQGRGVGRYAVEALVDEARARGVDHVDVIYEAGEGGPETFFHRVGFTPVGETAYGEVIAEIRVTT encoded by the coding sequence ATGTCCGAACTGCGCATGGTCGAACTCTCCGCTGCGACGATCGTCGCCGTGAACAACCTGTCGCTCAAGCCCGGACAGGAGCAGTTCCTCGCTCCGGTCTCGTACGGGATCGCGGCCACCGTCATCAACCCGCAGACGTCCTGGCAGCGGGTCATCCTCGACCGCAACGAGGTCGTCGGCTTCGTCAGCGCGAACTTCGACCCCGAGGCGCCGGAGGAGCACTTCCGCTCCGTGCTGTGGCGCATCAACGTCGACGCCGACGACCAGGGTCGCGGTGTCGGCCGCTACGCCGTCGAGGCACTGGTCGACGAGGCCCGCGCACGCGGCGTCGACCACGTCGACGTGATCTACGAGGCGGGTGAGGGAGGACCGGAGACGTTCTTCCACCGCGTCGGGTTCACCCCCGTCGGCGAGACCGCCTACGGCGAGGTCATCGCCGAGATCCGCGTCACGACCTAG
- a CDS encoding NADP-dependent isocitrate dehydrogenase — MTDDAIIYTYTDEAPALATASFLPIIQAYTGQAGIEVETRDISLAGRILAAFPQKLTPEQQVGDALAELGGLATLPEANIIKLPNISASIPQLKGAIAELQKQGYDIPDFPDEPSSLEEKDVRARYDRIKGSAVNPVLREGNSDRRAPLAVKNYAKKHPHRNKPFANGSKTRVATLGHDDFKHNERSWVAAHDDVLSFRHTAEDGTVTVLKEGLKVLPREIIDATFLSATELDAFLAETLKTAKADDVLYSVHLKATMMKVSDPIIFGHVVKAFFADVFAQYGDKLAAAGLSANDGLGSILSGLANVADGAEIAAAFDKAIAEGPRLSYVNSDKGITNLHVPSDVIVDASMPALVRNGGKLWGKDGEEADTLAVIPDSSYASVYQAVIDDVIANGPLDPATIGTVPNVGLMAQAAEEYGSHDKTFEIAADGIVQVLDSEGTVLIEHTVGKGDIWRATQTKHIPVMDWVKLAVTRARATGDPAVFWLDANRSHDAQIIAKVHQGLATLDTKGLTITILAPEEATRYTLARMRHGLDTISVTGNVLRDYLTDLFPILEVGTSAKMLSIVPLLAGGGLFETGAGGSAPKHVQQLVEQNYLRWDSLGEFFALAASLEHFADRTGNEKARVLAETLDAATGTFLEEDRSPGRALGTIDNRGSHYYLSLYWAQELAKQTKDADLAAAFAPIAETLAKNEETIVSELNAVQGTPVEIGGYYRPDDALVTAVMRPSATLNGIVDALR, encoded by the coding sequence GTGACCGACGACGCCATCATCTACACGTACACAGACGAGGCACCGGCGCTCGCCACCGCCTCGTTCCTTCCGATCATCCAGGCATACACCGGCCAGGCCGGCATCGAGGTCGAGACGCGAGACATCTCTCTGGCGGGCCGCATCCTCGCCGCGTTCCCGCAGAAGCTCACCCCCGAGCAGCAGGTCGGCGACGCGCTCGCCGAGCTGGGCGGCCTCGCCACGCTCCCCGAGGCGAACATCATCAAGCTGCCGAACATCTCGGCTTCCATCCCGCAGCTCAAGGGCGCCATCGCGGAGCTGCAGAAGCAGGGCTACGACATCCCGGACTTCCCGGACGAGCCGTCCTCCCTCGAGGAGAAGGACGTGCGCGCCCGCTACGACCGCATCAAGGGCTCCGCCGTGAACCCCGTGCTGCGCGAGGGCAACAGCGACCGCCGCGCCCCGCTCGCGGTGAAGAACTACGCCAAGAAGCACCCGCACCGCAACAAGCCGTTCGCGAACGGATCGAAGACCCGCGTCGCGACCCTCGGCCACGACGACTTCAAGCACAACGAGCGCTCCTGGGTCGCCGCCCACGACGACGTCCTGAGCTTCCGTCACACGGCGGAGGACGGCACGGTCACCGTGCTCAAGGAGGGCCTCAAGGTCCTTCCGCGCGAGATCATCGACGCCACGTTCCTCTCCGCCACGGAGCTGGACGCCTTCCTCGCCGAGACGCTGAAGACGGCCAAGGCCGACGACGTGCTCTACTCGGTGCACCTCAAGGCGACCATGATGAAGGTCAGCGACCCGATCATCTTCGGTCACGTCGTGAAGGCGTTCTTCGCCGACGTGTTCGCCCAGTACGGCGACAAGCTCGCCGCCGCCGGGCTCAGCGCCAATGACGGGCTCGGCTCGATCCTCTCGGGTCTCGCGAACGTCGCGGACGGCGCGGAGATCGCCGCCGCTTTCGACAAGGCCATCGCCGAGGGCCCGCGCCTGTCGTACGTGAACTCCGACAAGGGCATCACGAACCTGCACGTGCCGAGCGACGTGATCGTCGACGCGTCGATGCCCGCGCTGGTGCGCAACGGCGGCAAGCTGTGGGGCAAGGACGGGGAAGAGGCGGACACGCTCGCCGTCATCCCGGACTCCTCGTACGCGAGCGTCTACCAGGCCGTGATCGACGACGTGATCGCGAACGGCCCGCTCGACCCGGCCACCATCGGCACCGTCCCGAACGTGGGGCTGATGGCGCAGGCCGCCGAGGAGTACGGCAGCCACGACAAGACGTTCGAGATCGCGGCGGACGGCATCGTCCAGGTGCTCGACAGCGAGGGCACGGTGCTCATCGAGCACACGGTCGGCAAGGGCGACATCTGGCGCGCGACGCAGACCAAGCACATCCCGGTGATGGACTGGGTCAAGCTCGCGGTGACCCGCGCGCGGGCGACCGGCGACCCCGCCGTGTTCTGGCTCGACGCGAACCGCTCGCACGACGCGCAGATCATCGCCAAGGTGCACCAGGGCCTCGCGACCCTCGACACCAAGGGCCTCACGATCACGATCCTCGCCCCCGAGGAGGCCACGCGCTACACGCTCGCGCGCATGCGTCACGGCCTCGACACCATCTCGGTCACCGGCAACGTGCTGCGCGACTACCTGACCGACCTGTTCCCGATCCTCGAGGTCGGCACCAGCGCCAAGATGCTCTCGATCGTCCCGCTGCTCGCGGGCGGCGGACTGTTCGAGACCGGTGCCGGTGGTTCCGCGCCGAAGCACGTGCAGCAGCTCGTCGAGCAGAACTACCTGCGCTGGGACTCGCTGGGCGAGTTCTTCGCGCTGGCCGCGTCCCTCGAGCACTTCGCCGACCGCACGGGCAACGAGAAGGCGCGCGTGCTGGCCGAGACGCTGGACGCCGCGACCGGGACGTTCCTCGAGGAGGACCGCTCGCCGGGCCGCGCTCTGGGCACGATCGACAACCGCGGCAGCCACTACTACCTGAGCCTGTACTGGGCCCAGGAGCTGGCGAAGCAGACCAAGGACGCGGATCTCGCGGCCGCCTTCGCCCCGATCGCCGAGACCCTCGCGAAGAACGAGGAGACCATCGTCTCCGAGCTCAACGCGGTGCAGGGCACGCCGGTCGAGATCGGCGGCTACTACCGTCCGGACGACGCGCTCGTGACCGCCGTCATGCGTCCGTCCGCGACGCTGAACGGCATCGTCGACGCGCTGCGCTGA
- a CDS encoding L,D-transpeptidase family protein — MKFVTDLISAPGAAAEAHGDDSAPTAVLTPGEASTEVVPPNTGEQPLAWAPVEPSPKKRRLGLWIGLGVGAVVLGAGAASMILIAPGTTVAGIPVGWMTPGAAAEAINSHLAETEVTLTGDGDGTVLSGADLGATVDATALADTAFAERPMWNLGSWMGDPVPAEIALDADKATAALRDAVPASFVDPVDAGVAFDATTGKYIITPSDAGTGIDVADLNAAFVDAVAAGSASFDYPGGPAEALPAVSDDDATATAAELNTMLGKIGFYVGDERTVPVKPAVAATWLKVVDDDGQLRIEADAQAIQATVDTLPKLVDRAPVNATNIVDSAGNVLRAEQTGATGRAVGDTSGVADQFAQQLAAGDGVFALTVSETPFKTVNLARRIEINLSQQRAYLFQNNEVVKSWAVSTGLPGTPTPTGNFKVFAHTAMQDMGCYEGAPYCTEDVPWITWFAPNIGFHGTYWHNNFGNRMSHGCVNLPIDLAKYVYDWSPEGLEVSVYN, encoded by the coding sequence GTGAAGTTCGTGACCGATCTGATTTCTGCGCCGGGCGCAGCAGCCGAGGCGCACGGTGACGATTCCGCACCCACCGCCGTACTCACGCCGGGCGAGGCCTCCACCGAGGTCGTGCCGCCGAACACGGGCGAGCAGCCCCTGGCCTGGGCTCCCGTCGAGCCGTCCCCCAAGAAGCGCCGCCTCGGCCTCTGGATCGGCCTGGGCGTCGGAGCCGTCGTGCTGGGCGCGGGCGCCGCCTCCATGATCCTCATCGCCCCCGGCACCACGGTCGCCGGCATCCCCGTCGGGTGGATGACCCCGGGCGCCGCCGCCGAGGCCATCAACTCCCACCTCGCCGAGACCGAGGTCACGCTCACCGGAGACGGGGACGGCACCGTCCTCTCCGGCGCCGACCTGGGCGCGACCGTCGATGCGACCGCCCTGGCCGACACCGCGTTCGCCGAGCGGCCGATGTGGAACCTCGGATCCTGGATGGGCGACCCGGTTCCCGCCGAGATCGCCCTCGACGCCGACAAGGCGACCGCGGCTCTGCGCGACGCGGTCCCGGCCAGCTTCGTCGACCCCGTGGACGCGGGTGTCGCCTTCGACGCCACCACCGGGAAGTACATCATCACGCCGTCCGATGCCGGTACCGGCATCGACGTCGCCGATCTCAACGCCGCCTTCGTCGACGCGGTCGCCGCCGGCAGCGCGTCGTTCGACTACCCCGGCGGCCCCGCCGAGGCGCTGCCCGCCGTGTCCGACGACGATGCGACGGCCACGGCCGCCGAGCTGAACACGATGCTCGGGAAGATCGGCTTCTACGTCGGCGACGAGCGCACCGTGCCGGTCAAGCCCGCGGTGGCCGCGACCTGGCTGAAGGTCGTCGACGACGACGGACAGCTGCGCATCGAAGCCGACGCGCAGGCCATCCAGGCGACCGTCGACACGCTCCCCAAGCTCGTCGACCGTGCCCCGGTCAACGCCACCAACATCGTCGACTCCGCCGGCAACGTGCTGCGCGCGGAGCAGACGGGTGCCACGGGGCGCGCGGTCGGAGACACCTCGGGCGTCGCCGACCAGTTCGCCCAGCAGCTCGCCGCGGGCGACGGCGTGTTCGCACTCACCGTGAGCGAGACCCCGTTCAAGACCGTGAACCTGGCCCGCCGCATCGAGATCAACCTCAGCCAGCAGCGTGCGTACCTCTTCCAGAACAACGAGGTCGTGAAGTCCTGGGCGGTCTCCACCGGCCTGCCGGGCACACCGACGCCGACCGGCAACTTCAAGGTGTTCGCGCACACCGCGATGCAGGACATGGGCTGCTACGAAGGCGCCCCCTACTGCACCGAGGACGTGCCCTGGATCACCTGGTTCGCGCCGAACATCGGCTTCCACGGCACCTACTGGCACAACAACTTCGGCAACCGGATGAGCCACGGCTGCGTCAACCTGCCGATCGACCTCGCCAAGTACGTCTACGACTGGTCCCCCGAGGGCCTCGAGGTCTCCGTCTACAACTGA
- a CDS encoding alanine racemase, whose protein sequence is MPLQIPDPVLGAWTKGFPAQAAGLRLSEVAAAGLHLSDLVTPVLTVHEDALTHNEETVFAWAEGRGVLLAPHGKTTMAPALWQRLLDAGAWGISVATPWQAEVAVDAGVATVLIANAVTDPAAVRQLGALLAADEGLRVLCWADSLVGVEILAAGMRDAARPLDVLVELGGAHGRTGARTLDEGERIARAIAEAPGLRLAGVAGYEGPFGPDRSAASVAAVDAYLRTLIELHERLTYDDDVRPVLTAGGSSFPDRAAEVLAPQNGTADIVLRSGAFQIHDDGFYSRMSPFGPLTGTAPLRSAMHAWSRVVSHPENGLALLDAGRRDVPFDLDLPVPQSVAGEITALNDQHAFLRLAADDGDAAGAEVGDVVRLGLSHPCTAFDKWRVVAVIDDPDAADPRVIGAVATCF, encoded by the coding sequence ATGCCTCTACAAATTCCGGATCCCGTTCTCGGCGCCTGGACGAAGGGGTTCCCGGCGCAGGCCGCGGGACTCCGTCTCTCGGAGGTCGCCGCAGCCGGCCTGCACCTCTCGGACCTGGTCACGCCGGTCCTCACGGTGCATGAGGATGCGCTCACGCACAACGAGGAGACCGTCTTCGCCTGGGCCGAGGGCCGCGGAGTGCTGCTCGCGCCGCACGGCAAGACCACGATGGCGCCGGCGCTGTGGCAGCGGCTGCTCGATGCGGGCGCGTGGGGGATCTCGGTGGCGACGCCGTGGCAGGCCGAGGTGGCCGTGGATGCGGGCGTCGCGACCGTGCTGATCGCCAACGCCGTCACCGACCCCGCCGCCGTGCGCCAGCTGGGCGCCTTGCTCGCCGCGGACGAGGGGCTGCGCGTGCTGTGCTGGGCGGACTCGCTCGTCGGCGTCGAGATCCTGGCCGCAGGGATGCGCGACGCCGCGCGACCGCTGGACGTGCTGGTGGAGCTCGGCGGTGCGCACGGACGCACGGGCGCCCGCACGCTCGACGAGGGGGAGCGGATCGCCCGGGCGATCGCCGAGGCCCCGGGGCTGCGGCTCGCGGGTGTCGCGGGATACGAGGGGCCCTTCGGCCCGGACCGCAGCGCGGCTTCCGTCGCCGCGGTCGACGCCTACCTGCGCACGCTCATCGAGCTGCACGAGCGACTGACGTACGACGACGACGTGCGGCCGGTGCTCACGGCCGGCGGCAGCTCGTTCCCCGACCGCGCCGCGGAGGTGCTGGCGCCGCAGAACGGCACGGCCGACATCGTGCTGCGCTCCGGGGCGTTCCAGATCCACGACGACGGGTTCTACTCGCGGATGTCGCCGTTCGGGCCACTGACCGGCACCGCGCCGCTGCGCTCCGCGATGCACGCCTGGTCGCGCGTCGTGTCCCACCCCGAGAACGGCCTCGCTCTGCTCGACGCAGGGCGGCGGGATGTGCCGTTCGACCTCGACCTGCCGGTTCCGCAATCGGTTGCGGGGGAGATCACCGCGCTGAACGATCAGCACGCGTTCCTCCGACTCGCGGCCGACGACGGTGACGCCGCGGGTGCCGAGGTCGGCGATGTCGTGCGCCTCGGACTCTCGCACCCGTGCACCGCCTTCGACAAGTGGCGGGTGGTCGCGGTGATCGACGATCCGGACGCCGCCGATCCCCGCGTGATCGGAGCGGTCGCGACATGCTTCTGA